The Bombus huntii isolate Logan2020A chromosome 6, iyBomHunt1.1, whole genome shotgun sequence genome window below encodes:
- the LOC126867057 gene encoding cAMP-dependent protein kinase type II regulatory subunit isoform X2 → MCTSMETEPPIGRFQNRRKSVFAEAYNPEDDEEDDGIKMVHPKSDEQRQRLGDSVKHILLFRALDEEQMADVLDAMFEKSVQPGEFIIRQGDDGDNFYVIERGKFEVYVKDQQSGVESMIHTYDNRGAFGELALLYNMPRAASIKAITPGTLWAMDRQTFRRILLKSAYKKRKMYEDLINKVPMLKHLEPYERMNLADALVPKQYSDGEQIIKQGDTADGMYFVEDGVVRITIIGDHGREIEINRVPAGGYLGELALVTHKPRAASAYAVGDVKLAFLDVEAFERLLGPCMELMKRNIDDYEDQLVKIFGSKANISDIR, encoded by the exons ACCCTGAAGATGACGAGGAAGACGATGGAATTAAG ATGGTGCATCCGAAGAGCGACGAGCAGCGGCAGAGGCTCGGTGACAGCGTGAAACATATTCTCCTGTTTCGGGCTCTAGACGAG GAACAAATGGCTGACGTATTGGACGCGATGTTTGAGAAGAGCGTACAGCCTGGAGAATTTATTATCCGACAAGGTGACGACGGTGACAACTTCTACGTCATCGAGAG AGGAAAGTTCGAAGTGTACGTGAAAGATCAGCAGTCTGGGGTGGAATCCATGATACATACGTACGACAATCGTGGTGCTTTTGGTGAGCTCGCGCTCCTTTACAATATGCCGAGGGCGGCCAGTATCAAGGCCATCACGCCTGGTACGCTATGGGCCATGGATAGACAAACTTTCCGGCGTATTTTATTGAAATCCGCCTACAAAAAGCGCAAGATGTACGAAGACCTTATCAACAAGGTCCCGATGCTTAAACATCTCGAG CCATATGAGCGTATGAACCTGGCGGATGCTCTAGTACCAAAACAGTATTCAGATGGCGAACAGATCATCAAACAGGGCGACACAGCTGATGGAATGTATTTTGTCGAGGACGGCGTCGTCAGGATCACCATAATAGGAGATCACGGCCGCGAAATCGAG ATTAATAGAGTTCCCGCTGGTGGGTACTTAGGCGAGTTGGCGCTGGTAACACATAAACCTCGCGCTGCTTCGGCCTACGCTGTGGGCGACGTAAAGCTGGCCT TTTTGGACGTTGAAGCTTTCGAACGCTTACTTGGGCCTTGCATGGAACTTATGAAGCGTAATATCGACGATTACGAAGATCAACTAGTCAAAATCTTTGGCAGCAAAGCTAACATTTCCGATATCCGATGA